In Mustela nigripes isolate SB6536 chromosome 10, MUSNIG.SB6536, whole genome shotgun sequence, one DNA window encodes the following:
- the PEA15 gene encoding astrocytic phosphoprotein PEA-15, with the protein MAEYGTLLQDLTDNITLEDLEQLKSACKEDIPSEKSEEITTGSAWFSFLESHNKLDKDNLSYIEHIFEISRRPDLLTMVVDYRTRVLKISEEEELDTKLTRIPSAKKYKDIIRQPSEEEIIKLAPPPKKA; encoded by the exons ATGGCCGAGTACGGGACGCTCCTGCAGGACCTGACCGACAACATCACCCTCGAAGACCTGGAGCAGCTCAAGTCGGCTTGCAAGGAAGACATCCCCAGCGAGAAGAGCGAGGAGATCACCACAGGCAGCGCCTGGTTCAGCTTCCTGGAGAGCCACAACAAGCTGGACAAAG ACAACCTCTCCTACATCGAGCACATCTTTGAGATCTCCCGCCGCCCCGACCTGCTCACCATGGTGGTGGACTACAGAACCCGTGTTCTGAAGATctcggaggaggaggagctggacaCCAAGCTGACCCGTATCCCCAGTGCCAAGAAGTACAAAG ACATTATCCGGCAGCCCTCCGAGGAGGAGATCATCAAACTGGCTCCGCCACCGAAGAAAGCCTGA
- the CASQ1 gene encoding calsequestrin-1, which yields MGASAGARAGPRLRPALLFLLMLGTPRLGVQGEDGLEFPQYDGVDRVVNVNTKNYKNVFKKYEVLALLYHEPPEDDKASQRQFEMEELILELAAQVLEDKGVGFGLVDSEKDAAVAKKLGLTEEDSIYVFKGDEVIEYDGELSADTLVEFLLDVLEDPVELIEGDRELQAFENIEDEIKLIGYFKNKDSEHYKAFEDAAEEFHPYIPFFATFDSKVAKKLTLKLNEIDFYEAFMEEPVTIPDKPNSKEEIVSFVEEHRRSTLRKLKPESMYETWEDDMDGIHIVAFAEEADPDGYEFLETLKSVAQDNTENPDLSIIWIDPDDFPLLVPYWEKTFDIDLSAPQIGVVNVTDADSVWMEMDDEEDLPSAEELEDWLEDVLEGEINTEDDDDDDDDDDDDD from the exons ATGGGGGCCAGTGCTGGGGCCAGAGCTGGGCCCAGGCTACGGCCTGCACTGCTGTTCCTGTTGATGCTAGGGACACCCAGAttgggggtgcagggggaggacGGGCTGGAATTCCCTCAGTACGATGGCGTGGACCGTGTGGTCAATGTCAACACGAAGAACTACAAGAACGTGTTCAAGAAGTATGAGGTGCTGGCGCTGCTCTACCACGAGCCCCCCGAGGACGACAAGGCCTCCCAAAGACAGTTCGAGATGGAAGAGCTGATCCTGGAG TTAGCAGCCCAAGTCCTCGAAGACAAGGGTGTTGGCTTTGGGCTGGTAGACTCGGAGAAGGATGCAGCTGTAGCCAAGAAGCTAG GACTCACGGAAGAGGACAGCATCTACGTGTTCAAGGGAGATGAGGTGATCGAGTACGACGGCGAGCTCTCCGCAGACACCCTGGTGGAGTTTCTCCTCGAT GTCCTAGAGGACCCCGTGGAACTGATCGAGGGCGATCGCGAGCTGCAGGCGTTTGAGAACATTGAGGACGAGATCAAACTCATTGGCTACTTCAAGAACAAAGATTCTGAGC ATTACAAGGCCTTCGAGGACGCGGCGGAAGAGTTTCACCCCTACATCCCTTTCTTCGCCACCTTCGACAGCAAG GTGGCAAAGAAGCTGACCTTGAAGCTGAATGAGATCGATTTCTATGAGGCCTTCATGGAAGAGCCTGTGACCATCCCAGACAAGCCCAACAGCAAAGAGGAGATTGTCAGCTTCGTGGAGGAGCACAGGAG GTCCACCCTGAGGAAGCTGAAGCCTGAGAGTATGTATGAGACGTGG GAGGACGACATGGACGGAATCCACATTGTGGCCTTTGCGGAGGAAGCCGATCCTG ATGGCTACGAGTTCCTGGAGACGCTCAAGTCTGTGGCCCAAGATAACACTGAAAACCCCGACCTCAGCATCATCTGGATCGACCCTGACGATTTCCCCCTG CTGGTGCCCTactgggagaagacatttgaCATCGACCTGTCAGCGCCGCAGATAGGCGTGGTCAACGTCACCGAC GCGGACAGCGTGTGGATGGAGATGGACGACGAGGAGGACCTGCCGTCCGCGGAGGAGCTGGAGGACTGGCTAGAAGACGTGCTGGAGGGCGAGATCAACACGGAGGACGATGACGACGATGACGATGACGACGATGACGACGACTAG